A single genomic interval of bacterium harbors:
- a CDS encoding ABC transporter ATP-binding protein, which produces MENILLSLKQVSKIYTTEATPVKALDSVSFDILKGEIFGLLGVNGAGKTTLSSILATLHPVSSGDIVYAGESIYKNIYRYRRKLGYCPQYQNLDMALTVRQNLEFAGRFFLLSKEKTEERVEFLIEKFELRRYEHFKIDDLSGGNKQRVLIARALIHEPALVLLDEPTVGLDPDIRKKLWDMIKQLREDGVTVVLTTHYLDEAEYLSDRICILHRGKVVKIESVASLMSAQADKSLEDVFLRLLHEHIESGAE; this is translated from the coding sequence ATGGAAAACATATTACTATCTTTAAAACAGGTTTCTAAAATCTACACCACTGAAGCCACGCCCGTCAAAGCGCTTGATTCGGTCAGTTTTGACATTTTGAAGGGTGAAATTTTTGGCCTTTTAGGTGTTAATGGAGCTGGAAAAACAACTTTATCTTCGATTTTGGCAACCCTCCATCCGGTCAGCTCTGGAGATATTGTGTATGCAGGGGAATCAATTTATAAAAATATCTACCGGTATCGCAGAAAGTTAGGCTACTGTCCACAGTATCAAAATCTTGATATGGCATTAACTGTCAGACAGAATCTGGAATTTGCGGGCCGATTTTTTCTGCTTTCAAAAGAAAAAACAGAAGAGCGGGTAGAGTTTTTGATTGAAAAGTTTGAACTTCGTCGTTATGAACATTTCAAAATCGATGATCTATCTGGTGGCAACAAACAGCGCGTTTTGATTGCCCGCGCATTAATTCATGAGCCGGCGCTCGTACTGCTTGACGAGCCTACCGTAGGACTTGATCCTGATATTCGCAAAAAGTTGTGGGATATGATCAAACAGCTGCGCGAAGATGGCGTTACCGTTGTTTTAACGACGCACTACCTTGACGAAGCTGAATATCTGTCTGATCGCATCTGTATTTTACATCGTGGAAAAGTAGTCAAAATAGAATCAGTTGCATCTTTGATGAGTGCGCAGGCGGACAAAAGCTTGGAGGATGTATTTTTACGACTGTTACATGAACATATTGAATCGGGAGCTGAATGA
- a CDS encoding IS481 family transposase: MGQVLHPKARTTEAVRREIRNSKESIVKAAKRFNVNPKTIMKWRKRNDTKDLPMGPKKVKSTVLSEVEEETIVAFRKTTGLPLDDVLYSLQETIPHLSRSSLHRCLKRHGCSVLPKQSTSASATKKKFKQYLIGYFHIDIAEVRTAEGKLYLYVAVDRTSKFAYAELHESPTKLIAAGFLRNLIKAVPYKIHKILTDNGIQFTNHAHHTKALPHIFERVCNEHQIVHRKTKVKHPWTNGQVERMNRTLKDATVKTFHYASNCELKQHLHSFLMAFNFAKRLKALKGKTPWQFILNEWTNHPEYFTLDPTHYLLGSNT, from the coding sequence ATGGGACAAGTATTGCATCCAAAGGCCAGAACGACAGAGGCTGTGCGTAGAGAGATCCGTAATAGTAAAGAAAGTATAGTAAAAGCAGCAAAAAGATTTAATGTCAACCCAAAAACAATAATGAAATGGAGAAAGCGAAACGATACAAAAGATCTGCCAATGGGCCCCAAAAAGGTAAAATCCACGGTTCTTTCAGAAGTTGAAGAGGAAACAATAGTAGCATTCAGGAAAACGACGGGGCTGCCTTTGGATGATGTTTTATATAGCTTACAAGAAACTATTCCTCATTTGAGCAGATCGAGTCTTCATCGTTGTTTGAAGCGTCATGGCTGTTCTGTTTTACCTAAACAATCGACATCAGCTTCTGCGACAAAAAAGAAATTTAAGCAGTATCTCATCGGTTATTTTCATATAGATATTGCAGAAGTAAGAACAGCTGAAGGTAAGTTGTATCTGTATGTCGCAGTCGATAGAACATCAAAATTTGCGTATGCAGAGCTTCATGAAAGTCCTACCAAATTGATTGCGGCAGGGTTCCTACGCAATCTTATTAAAGCCGTCCCATACAAAATACATAAAATACTTACAGATAACGGTATTCAATTTACTAATCATGCTCATCATACAAAGGCATTGCCTCACATCTTTGAGCGTGTTTGCAATGAACATCAGATAGTACACAGAAAAACCAAAGTGAAACATCCTTGGACCAATGGGCAGGTTGAGCGAATGAATAGAACTCTCAAAGATGCTACTGTAAAGACTTTTCATTACGCTTCAAATTGCGAGCTAAAGCAGCATTTGCATTCCTTTTTAATGGCCTTTAACTTTGCTAAACGCCTCAAGGCTCTCAAAGGCAAAACCCCTTGGCAGTTTATTTTAAATGAGTGGACAAATCATCCAGAATATTTTACACTCGATCCAACCCATTACTTATTGGGATCAAACACCTAG
- a CDS encoding helix-turn-helix domain-containing protein, with translation MSQTNGKHLIYKQRCQIEAFLDSGHSKREIGRQLGISHSTVVREVRRNSCKSGYQCDKAEKMAQKRSQKARMRPTRLGADMCQKIVDKLITTQSSPQQISGRLKKKESLSVMKRFIR, from the coding sequence ATGAGCCAAACAAATGGCAAACACCTGATTTATAAACAAAGATGCCAGATAGAAGCGTTTTTGGATAGTGGCCATTCAAAAAGAGAGATTGGAAGGCAACTAGGAATAAGTCACTCGACGGTAGTTAGAGAGGTTCGGCGAAACAGTTGTAAAAGTGGCTATCAGTGTGACAAGGCAGAAAAAATGGCCCAAAAAAGGTCGCAGAAAGCTCGAATGAGACCAACGCGATTGGGAGCTGATATGTGCCAAAAAATAGTAGATAAGCTGATTACAACACAGTCAAGCCCGCAACAGATTTCAGGGCGACTTAAAAAAAAAGAATCTTTATCAGTCATGAAACGATTTATCAGATGA
- a CDS encoding IS30 family transposase, producing MIWSDKKAGGTLYLNLRRKAKKYNKRKRKTAGRGLVPHRVDIEKRPAIVELKQRVGDFEVDTVIGAHHKGALLTLVDRATKFTLIRLIDDKSAQSATDAILRLLMPYKNHVFTITADNGKEFADHRTVSLNLPHCDIFFAKPYHSWERGLNEHTNGLIRQYLPKSTNFSTLTHQKIAVIQDKLNNRPRAALNYFTPSEAFYDQLSRS from the coding sequence ATGATCTGGAGCGATAAGAAGGCTGGTGGAACACTGTACCTCAATCTGAGACGCAAGGCAAAAAAATACAATAAGAGGAAGAGAAAAACCGCCGGGCGAGGACTCGTTCCACATCGGGTTGATATCGAAAAGAGGCCTGCAATCGTCGAACTAAAACAGCGTGTGGGAGATTTTGAAGTTGATACAGTGATCGGAGCGCATCACAAAGGTGCACTACTGACGCTTGTCGATCGGGCAACCAAGTTTACACTGATCAGGCTTATTGATGACAAGTCAGCACAGAGCGCTACTGATGCCATTTTACGACTGCTGATGCCGTACAAAAATCATGTTTTTACCATCACTGCTGACAATGGAAAAGAGTTTGCGGACCATCGCACCGTCTCTCTCAATTTACCGCATTGTGACATCTTTTTCGCAAAACCATACCATTCTTGGGAGCGTGGCTTGAATGAACATACCAATGGACTTATTCGACAATACTTGCCTAAATCAACCAATTTCTCTACACTTACACATCAAAAGATTGCTGTTATTCAAGACAAGTTGAATAATCGACCCAGAGCTGCTTTGAATTACTTCACACCCTCAGAGGCATTTTATGATCAACTTTCTAGGTCATGA